The following proteins are encoded in a genomic region of Rhizobium sp. ZPR4:
- a CDS encoding ABC transporter permease, with protein MSNAIHSDIGRIAKAPRKVAILDATVGVLSSHMPAILAALGCIVLWQAVIWIFKIPTFMAPSPLDVLYAFRDNAATLTRNLLPTVLEAVLGFVFGNLIAIMLAIWFVHSATAEKAFYPIAVFVKAIPIIALAPILVLIFGNGVAPKIIIAGLICFFPTLVNMVQGLRSASPAMLDLMRVLSASNSEILWKVRLPSSLPFLFAALKIAATSSVMGAIVAEWIGSSFGLGALIIEATYNFRSPLLYATVVIAALLAVILFFIVSVAEAKMIRWKPAGQH; from the coding sequence ATGAGCAATGCCATCCACTCCGACATCGGCCGCATCGCCAAGGCGCCGCGCAAAGTCGCCATCCTCGACGCAACCGTCGGCGTCCTCTCCTCGCACATGCCGGCAATCCTTGCGGCACTCGGCTGCATCGTGCTGTGGCAGGCGGTCATCTGGATCTTCAAGATCCCGACCTTCATGGCGCCAAGCCCGCTCGACGTCCTCTATGCCTTTCGCGACAATGCCGCGACGCTCACTAGAAACCTCCTGCCGACGGTACTCGAGGCCGTTCTCGGCTTTGTCTTCGGCAATCTTATCGCCATCATGCTGGCAATCTGGTTCGTCCACAGCGCCACCGCGGAGAAGGCCTTCTATCCGATCGCCGTCTTCGTCAAGGCGATCCCGATCATCGCGCTTGCGCCGATCCTGGTGCTGATCTTCGGCAACGGCGTTGCCCCGAAGATCATCATCGCCGGCCTGATCTGTTTCTTCCCGACGCTGGTCAACATGGTCCAGGGACTTCGCTCGGCAAGCCCCGCCATGCTCGACCTGATGCGGGTGCTCTCGGCCAGCAACTCCGAGATCCTCTGGAAGGTTCGCCTGCCGAGCTCGCTGCCATTCCTCTTCGCCGCCTTGAAGATCGCTGCCACCAGCAGCGTCATGGGCGCGATAGTGGCGGAGTGGATCGGCTCCAGCTTCGGGCTCGGCGCTCTCATCATCGAGGCGACCTATAATTTCCGCTCGCCGCTGCTTTACGCGACGGTGGTCATCGCCGCCCTGCTTGCCGTGATCCTCTTCTTCATCGTCTCGGTCGCAGAAGCCAAGATGATCCGCTGGAAGCCGGCCGGACAGCACTAA
- a CDS encoding ABC transporter ATP-binding protein, producing the protein MMSAATIKQPQPLPAAETARLAVSIRDLDIRFGDKGNEFTALSNVSVDIPEGSFVTMLGPSGCGKSTLLRCIADLVDISDGSVSVFGRPPREARQGRDFAFVFQEATLLPWRSVIDNVRLPLEVGKHDKSAYADPMELLALVGLKGREKALPHELSGGMRQRVAIARALVTKPRILLMDEPFGALDEITRDKLNEELLRIWRETGTTIVFVTHSIPEAVFLGQHVLMLQAHPGRVKEYMKVDLPYPRSLAMRDTVDFIKVTAHLRALLEECI; encoded by the coding sequence ATGATGAGCGCCGCCACCATCAAGCAGCCACAGCCGCTACCAGCAGCTGAAACGGCAAGACTTGCCGTTTCCATTCGGGATCTCGACATCCGCTTCGGCGACAAGGGCAATGAGTTCACCGCACTCTCCAATGTCTCGGTCGACATTCCCGAGGGGTCATTCGTGACGATGCTCGGGCCGTCCGGCTGCGGCAAGTCGACGCTGCTCCGCTGTATCGCCGATCTCGTTGACATCAGCGATGGTTCGGTTTCGGTATTCGGCCGGCCGCCGCGCGAAGCGCGTCAGGGCCGTGACTTCGCCTTCGTCTTCCAGGAAGCGACGCTTCTGCCCTGGCGAAGTGTCATCGACAATGTCCGCCTGCCGCTGGAAGTCGGCAAGCATGACAAGAGCGCCTATGCCGATCCCATGGAGCTGCTGGCGCTCGTTGGCCTGAAGGGGCGTGAAAAGGCCCTGCCGCACGAACTGTCGGGTGGCATGCGCCAGCGTGTCGCCATCGCCCGCGCCCTTGTGACCAAGCCGCGCATTCTTTTGATGGATGAGCCCTTCGGCGCGCTCGACGAAATCACCCGCGACAAGCTCAATGAAGAACTCTTACGCATCTGGCGCGAAACCGGCACAACCATCGTCTTCGTCACCCATTCCATCCCGGAGGCGGTCTTCCTCGGCCAGCATGTGCTGATGCTGCAGGCCCATCCCGGGAGGGTGAAGGAGTACATGAAAGTCGACCTCCCCTATCCGCGCTCGCTTGCGATGCGCGACACCGTCGACTTCATCAAGGTGACCGCGCATCTCCGTGCGCTGCTGGAGGAATGCATATGA
- a CDS encoding ABC transporter substrate-binding protein — translation MSQFMMNRRRFLSNAALVGGLAATQTFVGIRAGKAADVAEVRMQLGWLASNGLLGEVAAQKKGFFTEQGINLTIVPGGPNVDGVAGVAAGQSAIGQISSSPSVMLARSAGMPVKAFLAGYRKHPFTYFSLKKSPIREPKDMIGKTIATQPTAFILLRALLAQNGIPEDKVKMVNMGSDMNQLITGQADAVTGWVTNTNALKVLGDERVDMMLWDAGLQLYANVYYTTDEQLDKHSDVLVRFTTAAAKGWGYVRDHPEEAVDMLVDAYPNLDKASELEAVHPVIDFSFGDSTKQTGWGAMNKDNWAAQIKAYADLKQFTGTTPTVDDVATMAILDATTEIRKQIG, via the coding sequence ATGTCACAATTCATGATGAATCGCCGCCGCTTTCTTTCCAACGCTGCCTTGGTCGGAGGTCTTGCCGCAACGCAGACTTTCGTCGGCATTCGCGCCGGCAAGGCGGCCGATGTTGCCGAGGTTCGCATGCAGCTCGGCTGGCTTGCCTCGAACGGCCTGCTTGGCGAGGTCGCAGCTCAGAAAAAGGGCTTCTTCACCGAGCAGGGCATCAATCTCACCATCGTCCCCGGCGGCCCGAATGTCGATGGCGTTGCCGGTGTGGCAGCAGGCCAATCCGCTATCGGCCAGATTTCCTCGAGCCCGTCGGTCATGCTCGCGCGTTCCGCCGGCATGCCGGTCAAGGCGTTTCTCGCCGGATACCGTAAGCATCCATTTACATATTTCTCGTTGAAGAAATCGCCGATCCGCGAGCCGAAGGACATGATCGGCAAGACGATCGCGACGCAGCCGACCGCCTTCATCCTTCTGCGCGCCCTTCTCGCGCAAAACGGCATTCCGGAAGACAAAGTGAAGATGGTCAACATGGGTTCCGACATGAACCAGTTGATCACCGGTCAGGCTGATGCGGTTACCGGGTGGGTGACGAACACCAATGCACTGAAGGTGCTCGGCGACGAGCGCGTCGACATGATGCTCTGGGATGCGGGCCTGCAGCTCTATGCCAATGTCTACTACACGACCGACGAGCAGCTCGACAAACATTCCGACGTGCTGGTGCGCTTCACCACAGCCGCCGCCAAGGGCTGGGGCTATGTGCGCGACCATCCGGAAGAAGCCGTCGACATGCTGGTCGACGCCTATCCCAATCTCGACAAGGCGAGCGAACTCGAGGCCGTCCATCCCGTCATCGATTTCTCCTTCGGCGACAGCACCAAGCAGACCGGCTGGGGTGCGATGAACAAGGACAATTGGGCCGCCCAGATCAAGGCCTATGCCGACCTCAAGCAATTCACAGGCACCACGCCGACCGTCGATGACGTCGCTACCATGGCGATCCTCGACGCAACGACCGAAATCCGCAAGCAGATCGGGTGA
- a CDS encoding ABC transporter permease, whose amino-acid sequence MSEGTAEIPEQIRPANHTISPQEFVRRGAVFLLLLALIIIFSSAQPAFININNLMSILQAVSVVAIIGAGVTVTLAIGGFDLSVGAVAASSVMAASYAMIVWNLNVYETVPLVLAFGAIVGLANALLIVRLKVPDLLATLSTMFLLTGLQLIPTAGRSISVGLILPDGTKAIGKVDPAFLTIGRSSLFGTIPFPVILMLVVAFVLHVLTERTRLGRLLYATGGNEAATRLAGANIARVKTFAYVLSGVLASLGGIIVAARVGRGDVSSGASLLMDSVAASLIGFAVLGLRRPNVLGTTIGAVFVGVLLNGLTMLNAPYYTQDFIKGAVLVGALALTYGIGRGKTLG is encoded by the coding sequence ATGAGTGAAGGTACTGCAGAAATCCCCGAACAGATCAGGCCGGCCAACCATACGATATCGCCGCAAGAGTTCGTGCGGCGGGGAGCGGTATTTCTCCTCCTCCTTGCCCTCATCATCATCTTCAGCTCCGCCCAGCCCGCCTTCATCAACATCAACAATCTGATGAGCATTCTGCAGGCGGTTTCGGTCGTCGCCATCATCGGCGCCGGCGTCACGGTGACGCTGGCCATCGGCGGCTTCGATCTTTCCGTCGGCGCCGTGGCCGCCTCCAGCGTCATGGCCGCCAGCTATGCGATGATCGTCTGGAACCTCAACGTCTATGAGACCGTGCCGCTGGTGCTTGCTTTCGGCGCGATCGTCGGGCTTGCCAATGCCCTGCTGATCGTTCGGCTGAAGGTGCCGGATCTGCTCGCTACCCTCTCCACCATGTTCCTGCTCACCGGGCTACAGCTGATCCCGACAGCCGGACGTTCGATCTCCGTAGGCCTGATCCTTCCCGATGGCACGAAGGCGATCGGCAAGGTCGACCCTGCCTTTTTGACGATAGGACGTTCAAGCCTGTTCGGCACGATCCCCTTTCCCGTCATTCTGATGCTTGTCGTGGCCTTCGTACTCCATGTCCTCACGGAGCGCACGCGCCTTGGCCGCCTTCTCTATGCGACCGGAGGCAATGAAGCCGCAACACGGCTGGCCGGTGCCAATATCGCCCGCGTGAAGACCTTTGCCTATGTGCTTTCCGGCGTTCTCGCTTCGCTTGGCGGCATCATTGTCGCCGCCCGCGTCGGCCGCGGCGATGTCTCCTCCGGCGCCTCGCTGCTGATGGATTCCGTCGCAGCCTCGCTCATCGGCTTTGCCGTCCTGGGGCTGCGCCGTCCCAACGTTCTCGGCACGACAATCGGTGCGGTCTTCGTCGGTGTGCTGCTGAACGGGCTGACAATGCTGAACGCGCCCTACTACACGCAGGACTTCATCAAGGGTGCCGTCCTTGTCGGTGCGCTCGCGCTGACCTATGGGATTGGACGCGGCAAGACCCTCGGCTAA
- a CDS encoding sugar ABC transporter ATP-binding protein, translating into MTLLDAQNLSLAFGSTQALAGASLTVDRGEIVALMGANGAGKSTLVKILSGIHRADSGRILWNGSDYRPEGPAEATVRGVVTVHQSTGVVGIAGLSVADALLLNQFVDGRQPFFLSRRSVRRKAEAILSEAGFDLPLDRDFGDLGTADRQMIAIARALSNKAQLLILDEPTASLSARETARLYEIVRRLKARGLGILYISHRTADLDALADRVVVLRGGRNVGAFSQPIDFDAAIETMIGRSMKAARPQRRGQFDRTILELQGAQLFADSPPIDLRLHAGEVVAITGVLGAGKSRLLSTLFGLDRFAAGTVCLDGTAFQPASPADAIARGVVMAAADRHRSSLMPSDWPGESIAATISLPHLKHWYPSGFLFSGRESREGERAIRRLGIKASGPESSVWSLSGGNQQKVVLARWEAEPSRLMLLDEPFQGVDVGARQDIIAAIRAHTDRATLIATSDPEEALEVADRVLLMEHHGLKEVVDAASGSGQNKEYA; encoded by the coding sequence ATGACCTTGCTGGATGCCCAAAATCTCTCGCTTGCCTTCGGCTCGACACAGGCCTTAGCGGGAGCGTCCCTGACGGTCGACCGCGGCGAGATCGTCGCGCTGATGGGAGCCAACGGAGCCGGCAAGTCGACACTGGTAAAAATCCTCTCCGGCATTCACCGGGCCGATTCAGGCAGGATACTGTGGAACGGCTCGGATTATCGCCCGGAAGGCCCGGCCGAGGCAACAGTGCGGGGCGTCGTCACCGTACATCAGTCGACCGGCGTCGTCGGCATCGCCGGCCTTTCGGTCGCGGACGCGCTGCTGCTCAATCAATTCGTCGACGGACGCCAACCCTTTTTTCTGTCGAGGCGTTCGGTGCGGAGAAAGGCGGAAGCCATCCTGTCGGAAGCTGGTTTCGACCTGCCGCTCGACCGGGATTTTGGTGATCTGGGCACAGCCGACCGACAGATGATCGCCATTGCCCGCGCCCTTTCCAACAAGGCGCAGCTGCTGATCCTCGACGAGCCGACGGCGAGCCTCTCTGCACGCGAGACGGCACGGCTCTATGAGATCGTCCGCCGGTTGAAAGCACGGGGCCTGGGCATTCTCTATATATCGCATCGCACGGCCGATCTCGATGCGCTCGCCGACCGGGTGGTCGTCCTGCGGGGCGGTCGTAATGTCGGCGCCTTCTCGCAACCGATCGACTTCGATGCGGCCATCGAAACCATGATCGGCCGTTCGATGAAAGCGGCCCGCCCGCAGCGTCGGGGGCAGTTCGACCGAACCATACTGGAACTTCAGGGCGCGCAGCTGTTTGCCGACAGCCCACCGATCGATCTCAGGCTTCACGCTGGCGAGGTCGTCGCCATTACCGGTGTTCTCGGCGCCGGTAAGAGCCGGCTTCTATCAACCCTTTTCGGTCTCGACCGCTTTGCGGCGGGCACCGTATGTTTGGATGGCACCGCATTTCAACCAGCCTCGCCTGCAGATGCAATCGCACGAGGCGTCGTCATGGCTGCCGCCGACCGGCATCGCTCTTCGCTCATGCCGTCGGACTGGCCGGGAGAGAGCATTGCGGCGACCATCAGCCTGCCGCATCTGAAGCATTGGTATCCGTCGGGCTTCCTGTTTTCCGGGCGAGAAAGCCGCGAAGGAGAAAGGGCCATTCGGCGCCTCGGCATAAAGGCCTCCGGTCCCGAGTCATCCGTCTGGTCTCTTTCCGGCGGCAATCAGCAAAAGGTCGTGCTCGCGCGCTGGGAGGCCGAGCCAAGCCGGCTCATGCTTCTCGACGAGCCCTTCCAGGGGGTCGATGTTGGCGCCCGTCAGGACATCATCGCAGCCATACGCGCCCATACCGATCGCGCGACGCTGATCGCCACATCCGATCCGGAAGAAGCACTCGAAGTCGCCGACCGGGTACTGCTGATGGAACATCATGGCCTCAAAGAAGTCGTTGATGCGGCCTCAGGCAGCGGACAGAACAAGGAATATGCCTGA